The Halalkalibaculum roseum genome window below encodes:
- a CDS encoding serine hydrolase: MKRICTILFSVLLLYGSLQAQDRREKVRSITVGQEYTDSLALRSSHTYVLDADSGRFVYGFVDQLSVDVEIEIKDPTGKIIGAFDIPARGKELFQFDTEETGKYSIKVMPFEDEEGRYSFTVSLLEAVATESEERVDQLMISYSGDEVPGAAAMAMKDGEIIFAEAYGMASLTYDIPFEVDTRTNIGSTSKQFTAFAAALLAERGKISLDDNVRKYIPELPEFEFPVTIRNLLTHTSGYREYLNTLAMRGHDLSSSLDRAEIIEVVQRQPDLQNKPGAEWNYNNTGFALMVEIIERVTETPFPEWMQENVFNSLQMNHSMVRHDQNQVVPGRSQGYAIGEGGNYVEMTDLGGAMGAGGIYTTLKDLAKWIRNFEDPKVGNEDIIREMTTPFVLTSGDTTGYGLGLFVQEYKGLKYIHHGGADVAHRSMLMYFPEIDAAVVTQSNNANFRGDIPQKIADLFFGEYMQEDGSAPVEETQTAADFEYDPENFEPLTGRYELKIQPGFILTFSRDGDRIYTQATGQPEIDIRATSDSTFSLVGVNADITFHRNEDGSADSLTLHQNGHHVATRIEWNPSQSEMKEYSGTYLSNELQTFYTIAIEDSSLVLKHYSMDDMTMTPGDKDSFSAGFPIAEMKFVRNEEGEIVGFEASNGRTMGVLFEKWEE; the protein is encoded by the coding sequence ATGAAACGCATTTGCACAATACTTTTTTCAGTTTTGCTTCTATATGGAAGTTTACAGGCACAAGACAGAAGGGAAAAAGTAAGATCAATTACTGTAGGACAAGAATATACAGACTCACTCGCATTGCGGAGTTCTCATACTTATGTCCTCGATGCTGATTCCGGGCGGTTTGTTTACGGATTCGTCGATCAGTTAAGTGTTGATGTTGAAATTGAGATTAAAGATCCTACAGGCAAAATCATCGGTGCTTTTGATATTCCTGCAAGAGGGAAAGAGCTCTTTCAGTTCGATACGGAAGAAACAGGTAAATACAGTATTAAGGTGATGCCTTTTGAGGATGAGGAGGGCCGGTACTCCTTTACAGTGTCCCTGCTAGAAGCTGTTGCCACCGAGTCTGAAGAGCGGGTTGATCAACTGATGATAAGCTATAGTGGAGATGAGGTGCCCGGTGCTGCAGCAATGGCGATGAAAGATGGAGAAATAATTTTTGCCGAAGCCTATGGGATGGCTAGCCTAACCTACGATATCCCGTTTGAAGTAGATACACGTACGAATATCGGTTCCACCTCCAAGCAGTTTACAGCTTTCGCTGCCGCTCTGCTTGCCGAGCGAGGTAAGATTTCATTGGATGATAACGTACGTAAATACATTCCAGAGCTGCCGGAATTTGAATTCCCGGTTACCATCAGAAATCTGCTTACCCATACCAGCGGTTACCGGGAGTACCTGAATACCCTGGCGATGAGAGGTCATGATTTGAGCAGCTCTCTGGATAGGGCAGAAATAATTGAAGTTGTTCAGCGCCAGCCCGATCTGCAAAACAAACCCGGAGCCGAATGGAATTATAACAATACCGGATTTGCCCTGATGGTTGAAATTATAGAACGGGTTACTGAAACTCCGTTTCCTGAATGGATGCAGGAGAATGTCTTTAACTCTTTGCAGATGAATCATTCTATGGTTCGCCATGATCAGAACCAGGTAGTACCCGGCAGGTCGCAAGGATACGCCATTGGCGAAGGTGGAAATTATGTTGAAATGACAGACCTGGGTGGCGCCATGGGAGCAGGCGGTATCTACACAACGCTGAAGGATTTAGCTAAGTGGATTCGAAATTTTGAGGATCCTAAAGTCGGCAACGAAGATATTATCAGGGAGATGACTACCCCGTTTGTGTTGACGAGTGGCGATACCACTGGTTATGGCCTGGGGCTGTTTGTGCAGGAGTATAAAGGGTTGAAATATATACATCACGGCGGCGCGGATGTGGCCCATCGCTCTATGTTGATGTATTTTCCAGAGATTGATGCAGCTGTAGTGACCCAAAGCAACAATGCCAATTTCAGAGGAGACATACCTCAGAAAATTGCCGATCTATTTTTCGGAGAATATATGCAGGAGGATGGGTCGGCACCTGTAGAGGAAACGCAAACAGCAGCCGATTTTGAATATGATCCGGAAAACTTTGAGCCACTCACCGGACGATATGAACTCAAGATTCAACCCGGATTCATACTTACCTTCTCACGAGATGGAGACCGAATCTATACCCAGGCTACCGGACAGCCAGAAATCGATATCAGGGCAACTTCCGATTCAACCTTTAGCCTGGTGGGCGTGAATGCTGATATTACTTTTCATAGGAATGAAGATGGCTCGGCCGATTCACTGACCCTGCACCAGAACGGCCATCATGTGGCAACCCGTATAGAATGGAATCCTTCCCAGTCCGAAATGAAGGAGTATTCAGGAACCTATTTAAGCAATGAACTTCAAACATTCTATACGATTGCTATAGAAGACAGTAGTCTGGTACTAAAACACTATAGCATGGATGATATGACCATGACACCGGGTGATAAAGATTCATTCTCGGCGGGCTTTCCCATTGCAGAGATGAAATTTGTTAGAAATGAGGAGGGTGAGATCGTCGGATTCGAAGCTTCCAATGGTAGAACCATGGGTGTTCTATTTGAAAAATGGGAGGAATAG
- a CDS encoding 6-phosphofructokinase, whose product MATVKKTKGVIGILTGGGDVPGLNPAIRGVTIRALREGYKVIGIRRGWGGAIDIIRDKEYDNSNNFQELTEEVVNKAGRTGGTFLHTSRTNPSKVKKDRVPSHLMDTYSDEINDLTPEVLKNLDFLGLDYLIPIGGDDTLSYGVRLNSEGFKVVAIPKTMDNDVPGTDYCIGFSTCITRTIHLANSLRTSAGSHERFLVMEVFGRYAGFTAMLPTMAGAAQRCVIPEYKFDMEHLTELLVYDREKNPSRYSMVLVSEGAMFEGGEMVFKDATTDAYGHKKLGGIGDLVSEELKRLSPKFNNGKKINTITQKLGYMVRGGDPDAIDSIVPMAYGNLALDLILNNIHGRLVVLKNGRYDNIPVEMVTSRKKFVNVEKHYNRERLRPFYKSFEMQPLFIMTSEN is encoded by the coding sequence ATGGCTACAGTTAAAAAGACTAAAGGAGTTATAGGTATCCTGACCGGTGGAGGAGATGTTCCCGGCTTAAACCCTGCTATTCGAGGGGTAACGATAAGAGCTTTAAGGGAAGGTTACAAGGTCATCGGTATCCGTCGTGGGTGGGGTGGTGCAATTGACATTATTCGTGACAAGGAATATGATAACAGCAATAATTTTCAGGAGCTAACCGAAGAGGTCGTTAATAAAGCCGGTCGAACCGGTGGTACTTTTTTACACACTTCCCGAACAAATCCGAGCAAAGTTAAAAAAGACCGGGTGCCCAGTCATCTTATGGATACCTACTCAGATGAAATAAACGACTTAACACCTGAAGTGTTAAAAAACCTGGATTTTCTGGGACTCGATTATTTGATACCTATCGGCGGAGATGACACCCTAAGTTACGGGGTGCGCCTGAACAGCGAAGGTTTTAAAGTAGTTGCAATTCCAAAAACCATGGATAACGATGTTCCGGGCACCGACTACTGTATCGGCTTCAGCACCTGTATTACCCGTACTATCCATCTGGCAAACAGTCTCAGAACCTCTGCAGGATCTCATGAGCGTTTTTTGGTCATGGAAGTTTTTGGGCGCTATGCAGGTTTTACTGCTATGCTTCCAACTATGGCCGGAGCTGCTCAGCGCTGCGTCATTCCTGAATATAAGTTTGATATGGAACACCTTACTGAGCTTCTGGTTTATGACCGTGAAAAAAACCCAAGCCGTTATTCCATGGTACTGGTATCGGAAGGTGCCATGTTTGAAGGAGGAGAGATGGTCTTTAAAGATGCAACAACCGATGCTTATGGTCATAAAAAATTAGGTGGCATTGGTGACCTTGTATCTGAAGAGTTGAAAAGACTCTCACCTAAATTTAACAATGGCAAAAAAATTAATACCATTACCCAAAAGCTTGGATATATGGTTAGGGGTGGCGATCCCGATGCCATAGACTCCATAGTACCCATGGCCTATGGCAATCTGGCTCTTGATCTTATCTTGAATAATATTCACGGCAGACTGGTGGTACTTAAAAATGGGCGATATGATAATATTCCGGTTGAGATGGTAACAAGCCGTAAAAAATTTGTGAATGTTGAAAAACACTATAATAGGGAACGCCTGCGCCCATTTTACAAAAGCTTTGAAATGCAGCCTCTTTTTATCATGACTAGCGAAAATTAA
- a CDS encoding PQQ-dependent dehydrogenase, methanol/ethanol family has translation MSCRYKDERIVVDDRALSDQNLVSEWLAYGGTHYEQRFSPLEDVSTANVNELKVDWFLDLPNDVGLVSTPLVVNGIMYFTGTMNIVRAVDAVSGELIWEYNPEVGKHVAGKRQVGWVHNRGLSFYKGSVFAATWDGRLISLDAQTGKLNWSVRTFDEDKALYITGAPKAFKDKVLIGNGGTENGPSRGFVTAYDTKTGEEAWKFYIVPGNPADGFESEAMEMAAETWTGEWWKHGGGGNAWHGFTYDPDLDVLYVGTGNGSPWNRKIRSPEGGDNLFLCSIVALDPDTGEYLWHYQTTPGETWDYNSNMDIVLADLEIDGEEVKAILHAPKNGFFYVINRETGKLISAEPFAKTTWASEIDTETGRPVEVPGARYEENAALILPSPWGAHSWHAMSYNQQTGLVYIPALHLGTEFTDEGLDLANWQSVEFEGGIGVNISINEDERGDYPASLIAWDPVKQEKAWEVPQEHFWNAGTLTTAGNLVFQGRSDGMLLAYDAATGDIVWEYNAGLGISAPPITYKINGRQYISLLVGWGGGYAGLGGIPASELGWAYRQHTRRLITFSLNGSAAMTSLPPPKVPEPISAREFVLDYKLANKGAVVYNKCDQCHGPAAYSGGMAPDLRASAIPLDESAFDLIVREGTKVDMGMPAFSQLTDEELLALQHYIRQQAGQKNLE, from the coding sequence ATGAGCTGCCGTTACAAGGATGAACGTATTGTAGTTGATGACCGTGCTCTTTCTGACCAAAACCTGGTTTCTGAATGGTTAGCCTATGGAGGTACTCATTATGAACAGCGTTTTAGTCCGCTTGAAGATGTTAGCACAGCAAACGTCAATGAACTAAAGGTAGACTGGTTTTTAGACTTACCTAATGATGTAGGATTGGTATCCACACCCCTAGTTGTTAACGGTATCATGTACTTTACGGGTACCATGAATATTGTCAGGGCTGTTGATGCGGTATCTGGCGAGCTTATTTGGGAATACAATCCTGAAGTAGGTAAACATGTGGCAGGTAAAAGACAGGTGGGCTGGGTTCATAACCGCGGCTTATCCTTTTATAAGGGAAGTGTATTTGCTGCAACATGGGACGGGAGGTTGATTTCCCTGGATGCTCAAACGGGAAAGCTCAATTGGTCGGTTCGAACTTTTGATGAAGACAAAGCACTCTATATTACGGGAGCTCCTAAAGCATTTAAAGACAAGGTGTTGATTGGCAACGGGGGAACAGAAAATGGCCCTTCCCGGGGTTTTGTAACGGCTTATGATACCAAAACAGGTGAGGAAGCATGGAAATTCTATATTGTTCCCGGTAATCCCGCCGATGGTTTCGAAAGTGAGGCCATGGAGATGGCTGCTGAAACCTGGACAGGGGAATGGTGGAAACATGGCGGTGGTGGCAATGCCTGGCACGGTTTCACCTATGATCCCGATTTGGATGTGCTGTATGTCGGCACCGGTAACGGCTCGCCCTGGAACAGGAAAATTAGAAGTCCGGAGGGAGGCGATAACCTCTTTCTCTGTTCAATTGTAGCACTTGATCCGGATACCGGTGAATACCTCTGGCATTATCAAACAACACCCGGAGAAACATGGGACTACAATTCCAACATGGATATTGTCTTAGCCGATTTGGAGATCGATGGAGAAGAGGTAAAGGCCATATTGCATGCTCCCAAAAACGGATTTTTTTATGTGATTAACCGGGAGACAGGCAAACTGATTTCTGCCGAACCATTTGCAAAAACCACCTGGGCCTCTGAAATAGATACCGAAACCGGACGGCCGGTAGAAGTGCCGGGCGCCCGATATGAGGAAAATGCCGCACTCATTTTGCCATCACCCTGGGGAGCACATTCATGGCATGCTATGTCATACAATCAACAAACCGGGCTGGTTTATATACCGGCTTTGCATCTTGGTACAGAGTTTACAGATGAAGGACTGGATCTGGCTAACTGGCAGTCGGTTGAATTCGAAGGGGGTATTGGAGTGAATATAAGTATCAATGAAGATGAGCGCGGGGATTATCCTGCCTCTCTTATTGCCTGGGATCCTGTCAAACAGGAGAAGGCCTGGGAAGTTCCGCAAGAACATTTCTGGAATGCAGGAACACTGACTACTGCCGGAAATCTGGTATTCCAGGGGCGATCTGACGGGATGTTACTTGCCTATGATGCTGCTACCGGTGACATCGTTTGGGAGTATAATGCAGGTTTGGGTATTTCTGCTCCACCCATTACTTACAAAATAAACGGCCGGCAATATATATCATTATTGGTCGGCTGGGGTGGCGGATATGCCGGTCTTGGGGGAATTCCTGCTTCCGAACTGGGATGGGCGTACAGGCAACACACCCGCAGACTGATTACCTTTTCTCTAAATGGGAGCGCCGCGATGACTTCTTTGCCACCACCCAAGGTACCTGAACCAATCAGCGCCCGTGAGTTTGTTTTAGACTATAAGCTGGCCAATAAAGGGGCAGTCGTATATAATAAATGTGATCAGTGTCATGGTCCGGCTGCTTATTCCGGAGGGATGGCTCCTGACCTGCGGGCATCAGCCATTCCTCTGGATGAATCTGCATTTGATCTTATTGTACGAGAGGGGACTAAGGTTGATATGGGGATGCCTGCCTTTAGCCAACTTACTGATGAAGAATTGCTTGCACTTCAACATTATATCAGGCAGCAGGCCGGACAAAAAAATCTAGAATAA
- a CDS encoding VOC family protein, with product MPKLTFDHYTIKVKDLETSAAFYKNVLGLDEIENRTGKPYIRWFSIGKSTELHIVEGDNRGIHTNVGVHLAMKLDDFDGFISHLKSKNILTHDSKARPGSITTRADGVRQVYFQDPDGYWIEVNEAD from the coding sequence ATGCCGAAACTGACTTTCGATCATTACACGATCAAAGTAAAAGACCTGGAAACCAGCGCAGCATTTTATAAAAACGTTTTGGGTTTGGATGAAATTGAAAATAGAACAGGAAAGCCTTATATCAGATGGTTTTCCATCGGTAAGAGTACAGAGTTGCATATCGTAGAGGGAGATAACCGTGGTATACATACCAATGTTGGCGTGCACCTGGCAATGAAACTGGATGATTTTGACGGATTTATCTCTCACCTGAAATCAAAAAACATATTGACTCACGATTCCAAAGCTAGACCGGGAAGCATTACCACCCGAGCCGATGGGGTTCGCCAGGTATATTTTCAGGACCCTGACGGCTACTGGATTGAGGTTAATGAAGCCGACTAA